The following proteins are encoded in a genomic region of Bacillus sp. FJAT-22090:
- the clpP gene encoding ATP-dependent Clp endopeptidase proteolytic subunit ClpP, translating into MSNLIPYVVEQTSRGERSYDIYSRLLKDRIIFLGSEINDVVANNIVAQMLFLEAEDPEKDISLYINSPGGSVSAGFAIYDTMQIIKPDVRTICTGLAASFGATILVAGTIGKRFALPNSEIMIHQPLGGAQGQASDIEISARRILLMKERINRIFSERTGQSIDKIAKDSDRDYFMTAEEAMNYGIIDQII; encoded by the coding sequence ATGTCTAATCTTATTCCATATGTGGTGGAGCAAACAAGTCGCGGAGAGCGTTCCTATGATATTTACTCTAGATTATTGAAAGACCGAATTATTTTCCTTGGCTCAGAAATCAATGATGTAGTTGCAAATAATATTGTGGCACAAATGCTGTTTCTAGAAGCAGAGGATCCAGAAAAGGATATTTCATTGTATATTAATAGTCCAGGTGGATCGGTAAGTGCCGGCTTTGCTATTTACGATACTATGCAGATTATTAAACCTGATGTTCGGACTATTTGTACAGGGTTGGCAGCATCTTTTGGTGCAACGATACTCGTTGCAGGTACAATAGGAAAACGCTTTGCCTTACCCAACAGTGAAATTATGATTCATCAGCCGCTTGGAGGAGCGCAAGGTCAAGCAAGTGATATTGAAATTAGTGCTAGACGTATCCTCCTGATGAAAGAGCGGATCAACCGTATTTTTTCAGAACGAACAGGCCAATCAATCGACAAAATTGCAAAAGACTCAGACCGTGATTATTTCATGACAGCAGAAGAAGCGATGAATTACGGTATAATCGATCAAATTATTTAA
- a CDS encoding GNAT family N-acetyltransferase, translating to MINQMVLEQLFSTEEHMEELSELLVQVVDDGASVGFLPPLQLSDAMDYWEDVLSPNVILLVAKRNNRIVGSVQLHLCEKPNGVHRAEIAKLMTHPHYRRNGIGRSLMEKVEERAIKEGKSLLVLDTREGDPSNLLYTSLGYIPAGKIPNFAQSETGELQATIIYYKTL from the coding sequence ATGATAAATCAAATGGTACTGGAACAACTTTTTTCCACGGAAGAGCATATGGAAGAACTTTCAGAGCTACTCGTTCAAGTAGTAGATGATGGAGCTTCAGTTGGGTTTTTACCACCACTACAGCTTTCCGATGCTATGGACTATTGGGAGGATGTTCTAAGCCCTAATGTCATCTTGCTTGTGGCGAAAAGGAACAATCGAATTGTCGGTAGTGTACAGTTACATTTATGTGAAAAGCCGAATGGTGTTCATCGAGCGGAAATAGCAAAATTAATGACACATCCTCATTATAGACGTAATGGAATTGGTCGTTCCTTGATGGAAAAAGTAGAAGAGAGAGCAATTAAAGAAGGAAAGTCTTTATTGGTTCTAGACACAAGAGAAGGAGACCCCTCCAATCTCCTCTACACTTCATTAGGCTATATTCCAGCAGGTAAGATTCCGAACTTTGCCCAATCCGAAACTGGCGAATTACAAGCGACAATCATCTACTATAAAACATTATAA
- a CDS encoding VOC family protein, with protein MTHFISRISTIEIPVSNLETSIEFYTTVLGVFIDFKGEKAAMLSFHQKGVPTIYLVETEDFQPLSFTNNQSKIEHSIIDFYTPLLKDFYKFLEKKNIEVGPLNINEEGIGGFGFKDPDGNLLSASNVEHLGQ; from the coding sequence ATGACTCACTTCATTTCGCGCATTTCCACAATAGAGATTCCGGTAAGTAATTTGGAAACTTCCATTGAATTTTATACAACTGTACTTGGTGTGTTTATAGATTTTAAAGGTGAGAAGGCGGCAATGTTGTCTTTTCATCAAAAAGGAGTTCCTACGATTTATTTAGTAGAGACAGAGGACTTCCAACCCCTTTCGTTTACTAATAATCAATCAAAAATAGAGCATAGTATTATCGATTTCTATACTCCTTTACTAAAGGACTTTTACAAATTTCTAGAAAAGAAAAATATTGAAGTGGGACCATTGAATATTAATGAGGAGGGCATTGGAGGATTTGGTTTTAAAGATCCTGACGGAAATCTGCTGAGTGCAAGTAATGTAGAACATCTTGGACAATAA
- a CDS encoding ATP synthase beta subunit C-terminal domain-containing protein has protein sequence MDEIRLNVALLRRKVPNLTTAAKSMGIRPATVSNLCTGKIDLGKAEVRTLVGLASLANCTVDELIIRGEKLNMIETKIKTLDFFAPLVKEGMTGLIARPGMGQVVILAELMHRFKKSNYTTVFLLPTTEYSVLEGTIELADYKTKSIEETFKSLSSISGDIIFITDKSYIVSGELLDLQEKLVAENINNITTILLDLSGEVVDEEMPYGPLETVWQLDVDLATRHLYPAVHPLYSTSSIIEGVDLDQRHFNLRQRAQKLLRRYRELRSIVTVHGKDKIRDTDLETYERGTRLEAYFTQPFFVAEEVTGQEGKEVTMEQTLKDVEYILEGKADDLSIKELMFKGSLV, from the coding sequence ATGGATGAAATACGTTTGAACGTTGCCTTATTAAGAAGAAAAGTACCTAACCTAACAACCGCTGCTAAATCGATGGGAATTCGGCCAGCAACTGTCTCGAATTTATGCACAGGAAAAATTGATTTAGGGAAGGCTGAGGTACGAACGCTAGTAGGTCTTGCATCATTAGCTAACTGTACGGTAGATGAGCTTATAATAAGAGGGGAGAAGTTGAATATGATTGAAACGAAAATTAAAACATTGGATTTCTTTGCGCCGCTCGTAAAAGAAGGTATGACGGGTTTAATAGCTAGACCAGGTATGGGGCAGGTTGTCATTTTAGCTGAATTAATGCATCGATTTAAAAAGAGCAATTATACAACTGTATTCTTATTGCCGACAACGGAATACAGTGTATTAGAAGGGACCATAGAGTTAGCTGACTATAAAACAAAATCGATTGAGGAGACATTCAAAAGTCTTTCTTCAATTTCGGGGGATATCATTTTTATAACGGATAAAAGCTATATTGTTTCCGGAGAACTTTTAGATTTGCAAGAAAAGCTAGTGGCTGAAAATATTAATAATATTACAACCATATTATTAGACCTTTCTGGGGAAGTAGTGGATGAGGAAATGCCTTATGGTCCTTTAGAAACGGTATGGCAACTAGATGTTGATCTCGCTACAAGACATTTGTATCCAGCGGTGCATCCGTTATATTCTACATCCTCAATAATTGAAGGAGTAGATTTAGATCAACGTCATTTTAACTTAAGGCAACGTGCTCAAAAGTTATTAAGAAGATATCGAGAACTGCGTTCGATCGTAACAGTTCATGGCAAAGATAAGATCCGAGACACTGATCTAGAAACATACGAACGAGGCACACGTTTAGAAGCCTATTTTACTCAACCGTTTTTTGTCGCTGAAGAAGTTACGGGCCAAGAGGGTAAAGAGGTAACTATGGAACAGACGCTAAAAGATGTTGAGTATATTTTAGAGGGTAAAGCTGACGATCTTTCGATTAAAGAGCTAATGTTTAAAGGAAGTTTAGTATAA
- a CDS encoding DUF2243 domain-containing protein, producing MNTMTKNTKKHENRLLYAQRNMWTGILFGFGFVAFIDEAVFHQLLHWHHFYDKSTTDIGLVSDGLFHAFSFFATIGSSFLLADLHRRHAFWLKRWIGGIFLGAGAFQLYDGIIQHKWMGLHQIRYGVNILPYDLVWNISAAIMIIIGIFLLYSTRQRAQ from the coding sequence ATGAATACAATGACTAAAAATACTAAGAAGCACGAAAATCGTTTATTATATGCGCAACGCAATATGTGGACAGGCATCCTGTTTGGCTTTGGTTTTGTTGCGTTTATTGATGAGGCTGTTTTTCATCAGCTTCTTCATTGGCATCATTTTTATGATAAGTCGACGACGGATATTGGTTTAGTGTCCGATGGTTTATTTCATGCCTTTAGCTTTTTTGCAACAATAGGATCTTCCTTCTTGCTAGCTGATCTTCACCGTCGTCATGCCTTCTGGTTAAAGCGATGGATAGGTGGAATATTTTTAGGAGCAGGTGCATTTCAACTTTATGATGGGATAATTCAGCATAAATGGATGGGACTACATCAAATTCGTTATGGTGTAAATATTCTTCCTTATGATTTAGTATGGAATATTTCTGCAGCAATTATGATTATTATTGGTATATTCCTTCTTTATAGTACTCGACAAAGAGCACAATGA
- a CDS encoding cytochrome c oxidase assembly protein: MHTNHQASTSDIDIFQVVLATPFLLAFILYITAVIISNRRKKQWPVYRMVFLILGILSATITVIGSLAQQSHTNFSAHMIGHLLLGMLAPLFIAIAAPMTLILRTLPVPVARKVSHVLRSWPLQILHHPITASVLNVGGLWLLYTTELFLMMHQNMLLYVFIHFHVFLAGYLFTISIIYIDPSPNRKSFVYRSVILLFALSGHAILSKHIYAHPPVGVTRLQSELGGMIMYYGGDAIEVGLICVLFFQWYKHSRLREQSNLQSYKKGGFHIKHNPENYTVVGTNIEEVKRLNANSGMSYKELNEWFAKKVKGENQDRTGQPTKSEGKV; the protein is encoded by the coding sequence ATGCATACTAATCACCAAGCCTCTACTAGCGATATAGACATTTTTCAAGTGGTCCTGGCTACTCCTTTTCTTCTTGCATTCATTCTTTATATAACAGCAGTAATAATATCTAATCGCAGAAAAAAACAATGGCCGGTGTATCGTATGGTTTTTTTGATACTGGGTATATTATCAGCAACGATTACAGTCATCGGATCATTGGCTCAACAATCACATACAAATTTTTCTGCACATATGATTGGGCATCTTTTACTTGGTATGCTTGCCCCGCTTTTTATAGCAATAGCTGCACCGATGACCCTTATATTGCGAACACTTCCTGTACCCGTTGCAAGGAAAGTTTCTCATGTATTACGTAGTTGGCCACTGCAAATCCTTCATCATCCTATCACCGCGTCTGTATTGAATGTCGGAGGTCTATGGTTACTTTATACAACTGAGTTGTTCCTTATGATGCACCAAAACATGCTTCTATATGTGTTCATTCACTTCCATGTTTTTCTTGCTGGTTATTTATTTACTATTTCAATCATTTATATTGATCCGTCCCCAAATAGAAAAAGTTTTGTTTATCGATCCGTAATTTTATTATTTGCGTTGTCTGGTCATGCAATCCTTTCTAAGCACATCTATGCCCATCCTCCAGTTGGCGTTACGAGATTACAGTCCGAACTTGGAGGGATGATTATGTACTATGGTGGTGATGCTATAGAAGTAGGTTTGATTTGTGTTTTGTTTTTCCAGTGGTACAAACATTCCCGTTTGCGGGAACAATCTAACTTACAATCGTATAAAAAGGGAGGGTTTCACATAAAGCATAATCCAGAGAATTATACGGTCGTTGGTACAAACATAGAAGAGGTAAAAAGATTAAATGCGAATTCAGGGATGAGTTATAAAGAACTGAATGAATGGTTTGCTAAAAAAGTCAAAGGCGAAAATCAAGATAGAACAGGTCAACCAACAAAGAGTGAAGGAAAGGTGTGA
- a CDS encoding YndM family protein, with product MHIRSFVIKLIMTTAVLWVVLGLFFGVDLSEILITSVVLTVVGFIGDEFILPRIGNVLAAIGDFVLAFAVIWLLGYNLYDEPIALGTAAFISALILGVGEMYFHRYMQMNIFEPEKSNPDEKTGYYQRTNLQTEFAEEADLDKMSGDVSDNKKDESKPHNMY from the coding sequence ATGCATATAAGATCATTTGTAATTAAATTAATTATGACTACTGCCGTTCTTTGGGTTGTTTTAGGCTTATTTTTTGGTGTTGATTTATCCGAAATATTAATAACTAGTGTAGTTTTAACTGTTGTTGGTTTTATTGGGGATGAGTTTATTTTGCCGAGGATTGGCAATGTCCTTGCGGCAATCGGTGATTTTGTTCTTGCCTTTGCGGTGATATGGTTGCTGGGTTATAACCTATATGATGAACCAATTGCATTAGGGACGGCAGCATTTATATCTGCTTTAATTCTAGGAGTTGGTGAAATGTATTTCCATCGTTATATGCAAATGAATATTTTTGAACCAGAAAAATCCAATCCAGATGAAAAAACTGGATATTATCAAAGAACTAATTTACAAACAGAATTTGCAGAAGAAGCAGATTTAGATAAAATGTCTGGAGACGTTAGTGATAACAAGAAGGACGAATCAAAGCCACATAATATGTATTAA
- a CDS encoding DMT family transporter encodes MSQGTTSKSIVLPLIISIVAISFAAIFVKWSNAPATILSMYRMILACFLLLPIVLIKRKEFQKITRREWVLLFISGLFLALHFALWFGSLKLTTVASSTIILALQPIIALIGGAIFFKEQTTKSALMTMAIAVVGAVMVGWGDFGLSKNAIIGDILSFLSVIAVVGYLLIGQSVVKKVSHWIYSFSVFAFAAVALIVYNIATSVQISGYDAKEWGIFVLLAIVPTISHVINNWLMNFVSATTISMSILGEPVGATILAAIILNERLVAMQIMGGLLVLLGVFFFLLQQIKRNEKVKKLDN; translated from the coding sequence ATGAGTCAAGGAACTACATCGAAATCCATCGTATTACCATTGATTATTTCTATAGTTGCAATTTCCTTTGCTGCGATTTTTGTGAAATGGTCGAATGCACCAGCAACTATTTTAAGTATGTATCGCATGATTTTAGCATGCTTTTTATTATTACCAATTGTATTGATTAAAAGAAAAGAGTTTCAAAAAATAACTAGAAGAGAATGGGTTTTGTTATTCATTTCTGGCTTATTTTTAGCACTTCACTTTGCACTTTGGTTTGGTTCGTTAAAGTTAACTACTGTAGCAAGTTCTACAATTATTCTTGCTCTCCAACCAATTATTGCTTTGATTGGTGGTGCGATTTTCTTTAAAGAACAAACAACTAAATCTGCCTTAATGACGATGGCAATAGCAGTTGTAGGAGCAGTTATGGTAGGGTGGGGTGATTTTGGTTTAAGTAAAAATGCGATTATTGGAGATATCCTTTCATTCTTAAGTGTCATTGCTGTGGTGGGATATCTATTAATAGGACAAAGTGTCGTCAAAAAAGTATCCCATTGGATATATAGTTTTTCTGTTTTCGCTTTTGCAGCAGTTGCGTTGATTGTGTACAATATTGCAACAAGCGTTCAGATAAGTGGTTACGATGCAAAAGAATGGGGTATTTTTGTGCTACTTGCAATAGTGCCGACCATATCACATGTGATTAACAACTGGCTAATGAATTTTGTTAGTGCAACTACTATATCTATGAGTATTTTGGGAGAGCCGGTAGGGGCGACTATTTTAGCGGCAATTATTTTAAACGAACGACTCGTAGCCATGCAAATTATGGGAGGCCTACTTGTGTTGCTGGGAGTATTTTTCTTTTTGCTGCAGCAAATAAAACGAAATGAAAAGGTAAAAAAACTAGACAACTAG
- a CDS encoding ABC transporter substrate-binding protein, producing the protein MKKFFAIISIFSLLLLTACGQTKEDATTTGKENQEDTSYTVEHAMGTTTIEKTPEKVVILTNEGTEALLALGVTPVGAVQSWLGDPWYDHISEDMKNVEVVGVEQEVNLEKIAALKPDLIIGNKLRQEAVYEQLSAIAPTVFSDTLRGDWKENFTLYAKALNLEEKGNEVLSQFDAHLAEVKQSLGDKVNQEISVVRFMAGKSRIYYTDSFSGVIFDQLGFKRAAQQAELFTADNKLGNLAIEVGKEVIPKMDGDVLFYFTYAPQGDQAALDTAAEWTNDPLWKNLNAVKSGNVYEVSDAIWNTAGGVLAANIMLDEIEDIFNKK; encoded by the coding sequence ATGAAAAAGTTTTTCGCTATTATTTCTATATTTTCTTTATTGTTATTAACAGCGTGCGGACAAACGAAAGAAGACGCTACTACAACAGGTAAAGAGAACCAAGAAGACACAAGCTATACAGTAGAACATGCAATGGGTACTACTACAATTGAAAAAACACCTGAGAAGGTTGTAATTCTTACTAACGAAGGTACGGAAGCCTTACTTGCTTTAGGAGTAACACCTGTAGGTGCTGTTCAATCTTGGTTAGGAGATCCTTGGTATGACCACATTAGTGAGGATATGAAGAACGTAGAAGTTGTAGGCGTAGAGCAAGAGGTAAATTTAGAAAAGATAGCAGCCTTAAAACCAGATTTAATTATTGGGAACAAACTACGTCAAGAAGCTGTTTACGAGCAGTTAAGCGCAATTGCTCCTACTGTATTCTCTGATACATTACGAGGAGATTGGAAAGAAAACTTCACATTATACGCGAAGGCATTGAACCTAGAAGAAAAAGGAAACGAAGTATTAAGTCAATTTGACGCTCATTTAGCAGAAGTAAAACAAAGTCTAGGGGATAAAGTGAACCAAGAAATTTCTGTTGTACGCTTTATGGCAGGTAAATCTAGAATTTATTATACTGACTCGTTCTCTGGAGTTATTTTTGATCAATTAGGATTTAAACGTGCTGCACAGCAAGCGGAACTTTTTACAGCTGATAACAAGCTTGGCAATTTAGCTATAGAAGTAGGGAAAGAAGTTATACCGAAAATGGATGGAGATGTGTTATTCTACTTCACATATGCACCACAAGGTGACCAAGCAGCCCTAGATACCGCTGCTGAATGGACGAACGATCCTCTTTGGAAAAATTTAAACGCTGTTAAAAGCGGGAATGTTTATGAAGTAAGTGATGCTATTTGGAATACAGCCGGTGGTGTTTTGGCGGCAAATATCATGTTAGATGAAATTGAAGATATCTTTAATAAAAAATAA
- a CDS encoding FecCD family ABC transporter permease, protein MLLKSNGQRLLGLIIAVSLLVLLMCASIVYGYTETSWKMILDAFQNNNGSNEHIVIETVRLPRALIAAAVGSSLAISGVLMQTLTKNPLASPGIFGVNAGAGFAVVLAVTLFSVSNLQAFTWISFLGAAVAAIAVYTIGATGREGLTPMKLTLAGAAMSAMFASFTQGFLVINEAAFEQVLFWLAGSVEGRKMEILLNVLPYLLLGWLGSIIIASKMNVLSMGEDVAKGLGVNTGFLKIIVAIIVILLAGGSVAITGPIGFIGIVVPHLTRFIVGIDHRWLIPFSGVLGGILLLVADILARYIIMPQEIPVGVMTAIIGTPFFIYIARKGFNAR, encoded by the coding sequence ATGTTATTAAAATCAAATGGGCAAAGATTACTTGGTCTAATCATAGCCGTTTCTCTATTAGTCTTATTAATGTGTGCAAGTATCGTTTACGGATATACGGAAACTTCTTGGAAGATGATTCTAGATGCTTTTCAAAATAATAATGGTTCCAACGAACATATAGTGATTGAAACAGTGAGGTTACCTCGAGCACTTATTGCTGCTGCTGTTGGAAGTAGCTTAGCCATATCAGGGGTCTTAATGCAAACTCTTACGAAAAATCCACTTGCCTCGCCTGGGATTTTTGGTGTGAATGCTGGAGCTGGATTTGCAGTAGTTTTAGCAGTTACTTTATTTTCGGTAAGTAATCTTCAAGCATTTACTTGGATATCCTTTTTAGGAGCGGCTGTAGCAGCAATTGCTGTATATACTATTGGCGCAACAGGAAGAGAAGGGCTCACACCTATGAAACTAACTCTAGCTGGAGCCGCTATGTCAGCTATGTTTGCCTCTTTTACACAAGGATTTCTTGTTATAAATGAAGCTGCTTTTGAGCAGGTGCTATTTTGGTTAGCTGGATCAGTTGAAGGTAGAAAGATGGAAATCTTATTAAATGTTTTACCTTATTTACTGTTAGGTTGGTTAGGTTCTATTATTATAGCTTCTAAAATGAATGTTCTATCTATGGGTGAAGATGTTGCCAAAGGCTTAGGTGTAAATACTGGGTTTTTAAAAATTATAGTGGCAATTATCGTCATTTTATTAGCAGGAGGATCCGTAGCTATCACCGGACCGATTGGCTTTATTGGAATTGTGGTTCCCCATCTTACTAGATTTATCGTTGGTATTGATCATCGTTGGCTTATACCTTTTTCAGGTGTTCTAGGAGGAATTTTGTTACTTGTTGCAGATATATTAGCGAGATATATCATTATGCCTCAAGAAATTCCAGTAGGTGTAATGACTGCTATCATAGGGACTCCATTCTTCATCTACATTGCAAGAAAGGGGTTTAATGCACGATGA
- a CDS encoding FecCD family ABC transporter permease — MNQYKSFRALKGKISFLFDKKAIFVLISFLVITGVVFIVSTGLGDMRLSPLTVLSVLFGGGSDMEQLVVQSFRLPRIIVALMVGIALAVAGGILQGMIRNPLASPDILGITGGASVAVVSFLSFFSDTNNSLTVSIKWLPLAAFVGAGVIALLVYVLAWKNGVSPIRIVLIGIGISALMQALTTLMMIMGPIYRASQANIWITGSVYGSSWSNVAILVPWTIIFVTIAFIMVKNINILELGDDIATGVGGSIQRQRFFLLLVSTALVGGSVAFAGGIGFVGLMAPHMARRLVGSSFGALLPVSALIGGILVMLADLIGRTMFSPLEIPAGVFTAGIGAPYFIYLLFKTRNA; from the coding sequence ATGAATCAATACAAAAGCTTTAGAGCGTTAAAAGGAAAAATATCCTTTCTATTTGATAAAAAAGCTATATTCGTTTTAATAAGTTTCCTTGTAATTACGGGAGTTGTATTTATTGTCAGCACTGGTTTAGGCGATATGAGATTAAGCCCTCTAACGGTCTTGAGCGTTCTTTTTGGTGGTGGAAGCGACATGGAACAGCTTGTAGTCCAATCATTCCGATTACCTAGAATTATTGTAGCACTAATGGTAGGGATTGCTTTAGCGGTAGCTGGTGGAATCCTTCAAGGAATGATACGAAATCCATTAGCTTCGCCGGACATTTTAGGAATAACTGGCGGAGCATCCGTGGCAGTTGTAAGTTTTTTATCCTTCTTCAGTGATACAAATAACTCTTTAACGGTAAGTATTAAATGGCTACCTCTTGCAGCGTTTGTTGGTGCAGGGGTCATCGCGCTCCTAGTATACGTTCTAGCTTGGAAAAACGGCGTATCACCTATAAGAATAGTGCTTATCGGAATAGGGATTTCGGCGCTCATGCAAGCATTAACTACATTGATGATGATTATGGGACCGATTTATAGGGCGAGCCAAGCGAATATATGGATTACTGGTAGTGTTTATGGTTCTAGCTGGAGTAATGTAGCTATATTAGTGCCGTGGACGATTATTTTTGTTACGATTGCCTTCATTATGGTAAAAAATATAAATATTTTAGAGCTTGGAGATGACATAGCTACAGGAGTAGGGGGAAGTATTCAACGACAACGTTTCTTCTTATTGTTAGTAAGCACTGCACTTGTAGGAGGTTCTGTAGCATTTGCGGGTGGTATTGGATTCGTCGGTTTAATGGCTCCTCATATGGCAAGAAGATTAGTAGGATCTTCTTTTGGAGCACTTTTACCAGTGTCGGCATTAATCGGTGGGATATTGGTTATGTTAGCTGATTTAATCGGGAGAACAATGTTTTCTCCTTTGGAAATTCCTGCGGGTGTATTTACGGCAGGAATAGGGGCACCTTATTTTATTTATTTATTGTTTAAAACAAGGAATGCATAG
- a CDS encoding ABC transporter ATP-binding protein — protein sequence MKQVIETQNLTLSYGESIIINDLNLQIPKGEITVFIGGNGCGKSTLLRSIARLLKPKTGAVLLEGDAISKMSTKDVAKQMSILPQSPIAPEGLTVLQLVKQGRYPYQTWLKQWTEEDEEKVTNALKATGIEDLKDRPVDSLSGGQRQRAWIAMTLAQDTDIILLDEPTTYLDMTHQIEILDLLYELNEKEKRTIVMVLHDLNLACRYADNIVAIKDQKIYAQGKPEHIISCPLVKNVFGMDCQITKDPLFGTPLCIPFGKGRCILEEVGL from the coding sequence ATGAAACAAGTGATTGAAACACAAAATTTAACCCTCTCGTATGGGGAGAGTATTATTATAAATGATTTAAATCTTCAAATACCAAAAGGGGAAATTACTGTTTTCATTGGTGGAAACGGGTGTGGAAAATCAACACTTCTTCGTTCAATTGCTCGATTGTTAAAACCGAAAACCGGCGCAGTATTGCTAGAAGGAGACGCAATATCTAAAATGTCCACAAAGGATGTTGCAAAGCAAATGTCTATTCTACCACAGTCTCCAATTGCCCCTGAAGGTTTGACTGTGCTTCAATTAGTAAAACAAGGAAGATATCCTTACCAAACATGGTTAAAGCAATGGACAGAGGAAGACGAAGAAAAAGTAACAAATGCCTTAAAAGCAACAGGTATTGAAGACTTAAAAGATCGTCCGGTAGATTCTTTATCTGGAGGGCAACGCCAAAGAGCATGGATTGCTATGACTTTAGCTCAAGATACGGATATTATCCTTTTGGATGAGCCGACTACATATCTTGATATGACACATCAAATTGAGATTCTTGATTTACTTTATGAACTAAATGAAAAAGAGAAACGAACAATCGTAATGGTGCTACATGATTTAAATTTGGCATGCCGGTACGCGGATAATATAGTTGCGATTAAGGATCAGAAAATTTATGCACAAGGTAAACCAGAGCATATTATAAGCTGTCCGTTAGTAAAAAATGTGTTTGGTATGGACTGTCAGATTACAAAAGATCCTCTTTTTGGTACGCCATTATGTATTCCATTTGGTAAGGGAAGATGCATTTTAGAGGAAGTAGGACTTTAA
- a CDS encoding IucA/IucC family C-terminal-domain containing protein translates to MNLNLDKLRTLRLTTEKLDSSLSIETSKLLDESYLKSYLVSLQHHIGAANIKVAASIFIKRYAFLSVIYLYTITTCNKRLNISFENVSLETKDSDELWLPFFYFHHLDVQNLEGNREDWRESSIESLFKEHLSPILNILSNVSKVSKLVLWENIAVYIFWLYETVLLEEEISRNVVKRAEEDFHFILSCTSSKLFGEYSENPLARYYKKELGIRSRKRITCCYSHLTNSGKYCTTCPHIKN, encoded by the coding sequence TTGAATTTAAATCTCGATAAACTCCGAACATTACGTTTGACTACAGAAAAATTGGATTCTTCTCTTTCAATTGAAACGTCAAAACTCTTGGATGAATCCTATTTAAAGAGTTATTTAGTTTCCTTACAGCATCACATTGGGGCTGCTAATATAAAGGTTGCAGCGTCTATTTTTATAAAAAGATATGCATTTTTGTCTGTTATTTATTTGTATACGATAACCACTTGTAATAAAAGATTAAATATCTCATTTGAAAATGTCTCATTAGAAACGAAAGATAGTGATGAACTTTGGCTTCCTTTTTTCTACTTTCACCATCTAGATGTGCAAAATCTCGAAGGGAATCGAGAGGATTGGCGGGAAAGCAGTATAGAGAGCCTTTTTAAAGAACACTTATCACCAATACTAAACATTCTCTCTAATGTCTCGAAAGTGTCGAAGCTTGTTTTGTGGGAAAATATTGCGGTTTATATTTTCTGGCTGTATGAGACTGTTCTGCTAGAGGAAGAAATATCTCGAAATGTTGTAAAACGTGCAGAGGAAGACTTTCATTTTATCCTTTCATGTACTTCAAGTAAGCTCTTTGGGGAGTATAGTGAAAATCCTTTAGCAAGATATTACAAAAAAGAGTTAGGAATTAGAAGTAGGAAAAGAATTACTTGTTGTTATTCGCATTTAACGAATAGTGGTAAGTATTGCACAACCTGTCCGCATATAAAAAACTAG